The nucleotide sequence TAGAATTATCGCAGTGACTGGAGGTAAAAGTTGAGACCTGGAGACCTAGACCAGTAATAAACAATAGAGTGAGACGAAACAGTACCTCATGCATACAGTAAGTGTAGAAAACATCAGGCGGCGAAAAAGATATTCGGGCCTGTTACCAAAAAATGGCCCAGTCTTCCATCGCGATTTGGTTCCGGATGGAGTAATCTCAACTAGTTCGAGGAAGGTGAGAGTATAGTGAGAGGAACAACGATATGGACTATAAATAAACGCCGGGAATCGACAGGCTAAATGCTGCTTAATTAGTTCTCCTGCATATCCATTTATGAGCAATTCGTCAGCAAGCATATGTCCGGCTTCTGTCTCGTTGCCAATGTTTCGTTGACTGGAAAATGCCAATCCATTGAGAAATCTGCGTGTCATCAGTTGTCAATTTCATTCAGCACCATTGAACTTAGAGAAACAATCTCAAAGGTATTGCCGACATCAAACGCCGCCAAGGAGCAAGTTCTCCGGCAAACTTGACCTGCGGCAGTATCAGAGGATCAAATGTTACTATTTTTTCAGACCTGAATGCATTAACAGTGAACAATCATCTATACCAGAGACCGACTTACGTAGATAGGACATGCTCAGTGTGTGTGTCTAACATAATATTATCTATGTCATTCGAGTGAGAAGATTCCGAGTGAGAAGATTCCGAGTGAGAAGATTCCGAGTGAGAAGACCCCAGGTGAGAAGATTCTGCGTAAATAGAGTTTGTAGCTTGGTTGAACGTCGATAAAAGTTGTGAGACATTATATGTCTTGATTTCCTTCGACCATGGATTATAATCttcaattaaaaattgaatttccgAACACTTCAAAAAATACTGGCATACTTTCATTGCCAGCTGAAGATGATTAGGGATGTTCATTCTGGCCGATTCCGGCTGCCTGGGATCACAACCAGGTTCTTTAATACATTTATCTATTCCTTGCATGGTGAAAGGGAGCCCTATGCGGCCATCAGACGGGATGTGTAAAGCTACACCAAGACAATCTGTCAAAATCTTTGTGCAGGATTCAGAGACATCTGAATTGAGGGGTGGTATAGCTGAGGGTGAGTGACTCCAAGATTTCAACCCCTTGGAAAATTTATCTAGACACTCGTAAGATGTGACATCATTTTCAAGAGATTCGGTTATCTTGTGTTGCGGGTTTTTTCCCTTGTCCGGCGAAGCAGGCCTCGACGGTGGTAGTTCGACAGAAAGCGCTTTTTGTGGCCCAGAGTAAGTATTTTCGTACCATCGCCAAAACTCAGGTCGAGTAGCATTAGGCTCACTAGGCTTGGAGGCATTCAAAACTGATTGACTATCAAGATCCCGGGAAAGCTTTTCGTTGATCCCGCGAAGCAATCTGAGCAATTCATTATTCTCGGCGGAATCTGAGCTGAGTGAACTAACCCTTGAGGCTGTTTCCTAATCAGACATTCTTAGTCGCAGAAAGAGATCTAATTGCTtaaaagtattgaaataattaaattaatgaAGTTATCGCTATAGAACAAGAAGAATGGCAATCatataagtttttttttggcagTTGCTTATGGAATAGCAGAGCCGCGTAATGGATAGGCCGGCCAATCATCGAAAAGAAACACACATTTGCAAGCAGTACGCGATTAGCCGCCgacttcttcaacaatctgACACTCAGCCTACACGATATGCATGTCTGCCTccaatcaaataaatattttaaaatccCCTGAAACTTTCCCCCGAGAACTATCTCGCAATACTCCGGATGTGGAAAACGACCCCAATGTAACCACACCAAAAATGTATTGTTTCTAAGCTGTCAAAATAGTAAATGATTGGCTTGTAGCATCACCAGCACAAGTAGTAGAATCCAACTTTCCAGCAGCGTTTGCCACAAGACAGGTTGCATTATTCCCATTTTCAGGAGCAAGTAAAATGTCTGTTGGGCCTTCTGTGAAAGGGAATAATTGCGAGTTTGTTACTAGACCATCTGTGAAAAACGTTAGCGGAATTTTTTTTCCAATGATATAAAACGATTTCGAAAATACATACCGCCATCGGCTCTTCCCCCGCAAGAAAACATAATAACTGTATCGCCGGCGGTTCTTCTCGGGTCAAAGTTAAGACATCCTTGAGTCTGTTCAGGATTATTAGCATCTTGCGACGACTGTTTGCAGTGAAAAAGACTACTTACCAAGCTGCTAACTACAAGCACCGAGCCGGCCACGTCATTATGCTTCCCACTTGTAACAATATCCCAAGCTTGATTTTGGCTTCCATCACATGCTTGTAGAGTGATCGGAATCAGATTCTGCCTAAAGTCGCCCGCAGTTGGATCGACGAATAGACATTGACCAGATGCATCTTTCAAAGAGACGGACGAAAAGGCCTTTACGGCAGTATCATCTAATTCATTGGCTTCAGCTGCAGCGGAAGGATCGAGTACGCCTCCAGCACGGGACACAGGAAGAGGAGTTGTTGGATTGCTTGTTGGTACAGCGGAGGCGGCTGCGGTAACAGCCACTGAAGATATCAGAACAGTTGATGACGAAGCGTCTGCCGCGCTCGAGGCCGCTGGTGCAACAAAGCTAGCGATTGCTGGATCGGCCGCGGCACTTGAGGCACCGAAATTAAACGTTTGGCTAGAGTCAGACCCATCACAGGGAGCCTGATCAAGAACGTTGGCAGCAGTAGTAGATAAACAGGTGCCTGGGGCATTTTCGGGAGAAAGAGTAAGTGGACCGGAAGTTCCATTGAATGGAAAGAGCTGGGAATTTGTGACGAGCCCATCTAATTCAGGTCAGTAAGAACCCGGCGACCAAAGGCAATAATACGTACCTCCGTCAGCTCGACCACCGCAAGAAAACATAATGACGGTATTACCCGCCGCACGGCGAGGATCAAAGTTCAAGCAAGCTTGGGTCTAAACACATTAGTCCTTGAAAGAAACGAGAAAACGCCTGATTTTGCCCACCAAAGTATTGACGACTAGCATACTATCTGCTACATTGTTGTGCTTTCCACTTGTGAGAACATCCCAAAGCTGCCCCGTACTGCCATCACAGGCAGCTATTTGGATTGGTGTCAAGTTTGCTCTGAAATCACCGGAAAGTTCATCCACGAAGAGACACTGCCCTGATGAAgtctgaatctgaatcagTACTTAAAAAAGTAAGCCTAAGCAGAGGAAGACTATACTGTGATTGGAACTGACGTGAAAGCTCTTGCTGCAGTATTGTCCCGTTGTTGTGCTTCCTCAAAGGCAGTTTGGTCAAGAGAAGCGACCACTCTTTTTCGAAAGGCGGGGGAAGCAAAAACCCGTGTTGCTAAAAGTAACAATGAAAGTGAGGGGTACATGATTACAGGTTGACATGTAATAGGGCTAAAATGATTAATGGCAAGGGGTATGAAATACTTCGTACACTtgttgaaaagaatgaaggaCTGCCCAGCAGTTTAAGAAGgtagaatttaaaatatagaatGAAATACTAAGAAAGAGTAATGAAAGTAGGGATTTAGAAATGATCGCAATTGAGGTTTGTGATGTGCAATAAAGCAGAAAACACACGACGGTATATATCAACTTTACATACTTGAGTAACATTACACCAGCGACCCTCGAAACACTTCCTATCAAAGGTCACAGCATATGGATTATTCAAAAGCAACGACACTTGGTAATTAGGAACCTTACCAAGAAGCCCCCTTATGGTTATCCTTAACACAGAATAAGCAGAACGTCAACGTTGTTCAAGCAAACATGCAAGCAATGAAACCCTACGCGTCGCAAATCTTGTTCCCGTGTAGCCGTTTCATTTGGCGGTTAGGAGGTCAAGTCTCGGGCCAGGTCTCGGGAAAATCTGTTTGATCTACACTGATTGATCTGATCATTCGTCAAATGATGAGTGTTCATCTGATCTCCGTTTTGAGTTTAATTTTCagatgatttattatttctgaAAGAAGGAGGATTTGTTCCTGTTAGTTCCCGAGAAAGATTTTGACACAAGCCCTCAATTTCAGATGACCGTCGAAACGAGCTTGGCGGCCCTGGCATCAGCTCCTATACGTCAAATCAGACGACAAGGATGTCTAACTGCAAGGGCGGTTCATTCGTTCGCCAATTCATTTAACATATCTCCAAGCCAGAGATCAAATTGCGACACAATTCCACTTCATGTTGTAGCACTCGAAACTTTGGTTAGCATGAAATTGAATTAGTACTGCATGATAGATTTATACGGCACAGAATTCAACGTTTGGAAGAGACAATCATGGACAAATTAGAATACTCGTTGGACATCGTAAATTGTCTTTCATAATTCATGACGACTTGGTATTTTACATTCCCACGCGCTTTTAATGCATTATATCTAATCTTCATCCCAGTTCTATCACAATCAGTAAGGGTCATTGTCAATGGAAGGATTGTGAACTTACAGGATTTGGTCCTGGAGGCTTTGGTCCACCAGCTTGTCTAGCAACAATAATTTGATCAACAGAGAGCACAGTTCTTGCGGCCTCGGTAGCGAGCTTGATAGCCCAACTCTTTGAGATCATAAGATCTAAGATACCCTCTTGCTTTGCATCAAGAGTTCCAGTATCATCCTCGTTCTATTGCAAAATCAGTATAAATCTGACGAGATGGTACCAACAGGGCTTacctcaatatcaacaccgGTATTCCAGTTATCGTGCTTGTGGTGAGCAGTATAAAGTCTGCTTAATGTCTCTGTGGCATCAAGACCAGCACTTTCTGCAATTGTTCTTGGAATAACTTCGAAAGCCTCGCCAAACTTGCGGATGGAGTATTGAGCCAAACCAGGTGTTCGGTCACCGAATGCTTGTATCCTCTCAACCAATTGAATTTCTGTAGCTCCGGCACCTGGTACGAGTCTTGGATCTCTCGTGATAGCCTTAACAACATTGACACCATCATCAACAGCACGCTCGACATCATCAAGATGATTCATTGTTGCTCCTCGAAGAACTAAAGTGGCAGTTTTTGTGGTTTCGTTCTCTTGTCTGAAAACTGTGACTCTATCTCCACCAATCTCCAGGGTCTCCACAATATCAACACTTCCCATCTCATCAGGCATTGGTGCTCCAAGTCGAGCTAGCGGAGTAGCGCCGACGACTCTACATAATCTTCTGAGTTCGAACTTGCTGAGAATACGGATGACCAAAATACCGAAGCGGTTGAGGTAATGCATGGCAAGTTCACCTACGGTGGAACCAGCAACGACGACTCGTAGACCGGAATCGTAAAGCTCCTTGATGGCAGTCTCCAACTGGTTCTCTTCTCCCTTTGTGAAATCCAACATCTCCTTGGCGTTATGTAATAAAACGGTACCCTTGGTTTCTGTTTGACTGATGTCGATTGGGCATGAGAACACACCAACCTTAGCCCTGCTGGCCTTTTTGACTGATCCATCTGGTTCACGGCCGAAAACCATACCCTTGACAACCCTACTTTGTTCCAAGCTTCCTCCCATAATCTTAACGACTCTGATGTTATCGACGTTGAAATTGATGGGATTCTTTGGGAGAACGGCTAAAACAGCTTCGGCGACCATGTTTGCTAGGAAATCCTCGTTGCCGTTTTGTTTGCTTGCAATAACAGTTCGAATAGCTTTGCTGAGTTCGGCCTGCGATCGCATATCCTCT is from Botrytis cinerea B05.10 chromosome 16, complete sequence and encodes:
- the Bccct8 gene encoding Bccct8, producing MSLNIPNAPNSNLFKQGYQNYDSEDGAVIRNIDACRTIASTVQTSLGPYGRNKIVINHLQKMILTSDAATILRELDVVHPAAKLIVMASQQQEAEMGDATNLVIVLAGELLKKAEDLLRMGLKTSDVVIGYERAQKFALEELENLVVDKVEDMRSQAELSKAIRTVIASKQNGNEDFLANMVAEAVLAVLPKNPINFNVDNIRVVKIMGGSLEQSRVVKGMVFGREPDGSVKKASRAKVGVFSCPIDISQTETKGTVLLHNAKEMLDFTKGEENQLETAIKELYDSGLRVVVAGSTVGELAMHYLNRFGILVIRILSKFELRRLCRVVGATPLARLGAPMPDEMGSVDIVETLEIGGDRVTVFRQENETTKTATLVLRGATMNHLDDVERAVDDGVNVVKAITRDPRLVPGAGATEIQLVERIQAFGDRTPGLAQYSIRKFGEAFEVIPRTIAESAGLDATETLSRLYTAHHKHDNWNTGVDIENEDDTGTLDAKQEGILDLMISKSWAIKLATEAARTVLSVDQIIVARQAGGPKPPGPNPNWDED